The nucleotide window agtaaaatgaaaaaaactaaacaattcGAATCATACTTTTCAttgcttaaaaatatttttacttgatAATTTTCGGTTGGGGAAAACTTAGGGTTTGGAATAGGGGTTTCGTTTAAAATTAACGTTTAATCAATAAGTTTCGGAGATTCCATGGAAAATGTATGATTtgttttgtaaaataaaaaatatttaatttatatGTACTTTTATAAATTATAAGTAttacatttgatttttaattggCATAGATTTCTAGTTGTGGTTTTTctgatttaaaaacaaatattaaatttactacttaacttaacttaaagTTATtttaacttaattttcttttttattgggTGAAAAATTTGAGGTCGGAAAAGGtgtttcaattgtttttgtaattgtttgttcaaaacaAATATTAAATTTATAACTTAAATTTACTTAAATTTATTGTAACTTAATTACTCTCTGCACTGgtagaaaaatgtgtttcgTTTATAACTAACGTTATGGTATTCAGTACGGGAGTTTTGAACGTTAAATCTGACTTCTGGAAAAAATGGTATATTAGAAAATTATTTGGTTTGATTATACTAtcttttactgtttttttgggggggggggtagaaTAATTAACTGGATGCGGAGTACTTTTTGTCGAATTACAAagttttgtgttcatttttttgttgttgtctattaattcctaaatttttttatgaattatttaattatgtattgaaaaatagtaagttaaaaatttttacatctGTGAGTGTTATGATTGTTTCGAAGCATGTCAAATTATATGTTGTTGACATATCCAATtctgttacattttttttaatgctaaattTAGATTCTGCTGGAAAATAATTATGttgtaatattaatgaattagttttgtttaaaattaattaCTATTAACTTTTCTAATTGAATAGTTTCTTGTTGCACATAATCAAGTTGCATTTGCTTCTAATAATTCTAATTTTAATCTGGGGTTTTAAATGTAGCGTTTACCACATTGTTTAAAtggattttaaattttttagacCAGTAAACTAACTTGGATATGGTTCTGCAGTGGTTTTACAATGATATGACACTTAAAAAACGTACCCTGAAAACAAATATAACCGCCCCACgacgtttttacttctaaatgtattctgcatcaaatatacttgtattcaatgtgaatacactgttataccatgagtttttacttctatatgtaaaaagaatcaaaaatacttgtattcaatgtgaatacactgttatattatgagtgtatacttctacatgtaaacggaatcaaatatacttggattcaatgtgaatacactgtgataccatgagtttttacttctatatgtaaacaggataccatatacttgtattcaatgtgaatacactgttagactatgagtttttacttctatatgtaaacagaatcaaatacacttgtattcaatgtgaatacactgttatattatgagtttatacttctacactacccacacaaagtttggaaacacgacgagtttttccgcgcttttaacacggcggcttacgggcctaagtgtctgccttttttacgcgataactcacgaccatgaattttttgaaatttttgtgaatagaagtttagccccaaagtcataggtataaagtttggaaacatcggcgcgctcgccatatgtttccatgctaaagtgtatgttactgaaaaaattattaaaaattccaatatatgaatttttacttgaaacttttacaaacggtagacgacatagtcgtctacattttgacaaagtttcaatttttttttatgaaaggctgatttttgccgatttaaaaaaaaaaacgtacgtCGGAACTTCTGttccccctttcttccccttttgctTTTCCCTTCCATTCTTCCCCCGGGCTATGATTTCGTCCCCTCGCCACGAAAGATTGATCggcattgtttatttaaaaaatcggcaaaattagcctttcataaaaaaaattgaaactttgtcaaaatgtagacgactatgtcgtctaccgtttgtaaaagtttcaagtaaaaattcatatattggaatttttaataattttttcagtaacatacactttagcatggaaacatatggcgagcgcgccgatgtttccaaactttatacctatgactttggggctaaacttctattcacaaaaatttcaaaaaattcatggtgaaaggaaattctttcctcaacaagaggattttttggatttgctttgcgataactcaaacgtgagttatcgcgtaaaaaaggcagacacttcggcccgtaagccgccgtgttaaaagcgcggaaacactcgtcgtgtttccaaatTTTGTGTGGGTAgtgtacatgtaaacagaatcaaatatacttgtattcaatgtgaataaaattttatattatgagtttaaacttctacatgtaaacagaatcaaatatacttgtattcaatgggaatacactgttatattatgcgtttatacttctacatgtaaacagaatcaaatatacttgtattcaatgtgaatgccctgtgataccatgagttttaacttctatatataaacaagatcaaatatacttgtattcaatgtgaatagactgttagaccatgagtttttacttctatatgtaaacagaatcaaatatacttgtatttaatgtgaatacgctgttatattatgagtttatacttttacatgtaaacataataaaatataatggtattcaatgtgactacactgttatattatgagtttatacttctacatgtaaacagaatcaaatatacttgtattcaatgtgaattcgctgtgataccatgagtttttacttcaaaatgtaaacaggatcaaatataattgtattcaatgtgaatacactgttatattatgagtttatacttctacatgtaaacagaatcaaatatacttgaattcaatatgaatacactgttatattatgagtttatacttctacatgtaaacagaatcaaatatccttgtattcaatatgaatacactgtgataccatgagtttttacttctatacataaacaggatcaaatatacttgtattcaatgtgaatacactattataccatgagtttttacttctatttgtaaacagaatcaaatatacttatattcaatgtgaatatactgttatattatgagtttatacttctacatgtaaacagaaccaaatatacttgtattcaatgtgaatgcactgtgataccatgagttttaccttctatatgtgaacaggatcaaatataattgtattcaatgtgaatacactgttatattatgagtttatacttctcaatgttaacagaatcaaatatacttgtattcaatgtgaatacactgttatattatgagtttatacttctacatgtaaacagaatcaaatatccttgtattcaatatgaatacactgtgataccatgagtttttacttctatacataaacaggatcaaatatacttgtattcaatgtgaatacactgttatattatgagtttatacttctacatgtaaacagaatcaaatatacttgtattcaatgtgaatacactgttatattatgagtttatacttctacaagtaaacagaatcaaatatatttgtattcaatgtgaatacactgtgatatcatgagtttttacttctatttgtaaacaggatcctttatacttgtattcaatgtgaatacactgtgataccatgaatttttacttctatatgtaaacaggatcaaatatacttgtattcaatatgaatgccttgtgataccatgagttttaacttctatatataaacaagatcaaatatacttgtattcaatgtgaatacactgttagaccatgagtttttacttctatatgtaaacagaatcaaatatacttgtattcaatgtgaatacactgttatataatgagtttatacttctacatgtaaacagaatcaaatatacttgtattcaatgtgaatacactgttatattatgagtttatacttctacatgtaaacagaatcaaaaatacttgtattcaatgtgaatacactgttatattatgagtttatacttctacatgtaaacaggatcaaatatacttgtattcaatgtgaatacactgttatattatgagtttatacttttacatgtaaacataataaaatataatggtattcaatgtgactacactgttatattatgagtttatacttctacatgtaaacagaatcaaatatacttgtattcaatgtgaattcgctgtgataccatgagtttttacttcaaaatgtaaacaggatcaaatataattgtattcaatgtgaatacactgttatattatgagtttatacttctacatgtaaacagaatcaaatatacttgaattcaatatgaatacactgtgataccatgagtttttacttctatacataaacaggatcaaatatacttgttttcaatgtgaatacactattataccatgagtttttacttctatttgtaaacagaatcaaatatacttatattcaatgtgaatatactgttatattatgagtttatacttctacatgtaaacagaaccaaatatacttgtattcaatgtgaatgcactgtgataccatgagttttaccttgtatatgtgaacaggatcaaatataattgtattcaatgtgaatacacttttatattatgagtttatacttctcaatgttaacagaatcaaatatacttgcattcaatgtgaatacactgttatattatgagtttatacttctacatgtaaacagaatcaaatatccttgtattccatatgaatacactgtgataccatgagtttttacttctatacataaacaggatcaaatatacttgtattcaatgtgaatacactgttatattatgagtttatacttctacatgtaaacagaatcaaatatacttgtattcaatgtgaatacactgttatattatgagtttatacttctacatgtaaacaggatcaaatatacttgtattcaatgtgaatacactgttatattatgagtttatacttttacatgtaaacataataaaatataatggtattcaatgtgactacactgttatattatgagtttatacttctacatgtaaacagaatcaaatatacttgtattcaatgtgaattcgctgtgataccatgagtttttacttcaaaatgtaaacaggatcaaatataattgtattcaatgtgaatacactgttatattatgagtttatacttctacatgtaaacagaatcaaatatacttgaattcaatatgaatacactgttatattatgagtttatacttctacatgtaaacagaatcaaatatccttgtattcaatatgaatacactgtgataccatgagtttttacttctatacataaacaggatcaaatatacttgtattcaatgtgaatacactattataccatgagtttttacttctatttgtaaacagaatcaaatatacttatattcaatgtgaatatactgttatattatgagtttatacttctacatgtaaacagaaccaaatatacttgtattcaatgtgaatgcactgtgataccatgagttttaccttctatatgtgaacaggatcaaatataattgtattcaatgtgaatacactgtaatattatgagtttatacttctcaatgttaacagaatcaaatatacttgtattcaatgtgaatacactgttatattatgagtttatacttctacatgtaaacagaatcaaatatatttgtattaaatgtgaatacactgtgatatcatgagtttttacttctatttgtaaacaggatcctttatacttgtattcaatgtgaatacactgtgataccataaatttttacttctatatgtaaacaggatcaaatatacttgtattcaatatgaatgccttgtgataccatgagttttaacttctatatataaacaagatcaaatatacttgtattcaatgtgaatacactgttagaccattagtttttacttctatatgtaaacagaatcaaatatacttgtattcaatgtgaatacactgttatattatgagttcatacttctacatataaacagaatcaaatatacttgtattcaatgtgaatacactgttatattatgagtttatacttctacatgtaaacagaatcaaaaatacttgtattcaatgtgaatacactgttatattatgagtttatacttctacatgtaaacaggatcaaatatacttgtattcaatgtgaatacactgttatattatgagtttatacttctacatgtaaacataataaaatataatagtattcaatgtgaatacactgttatattatgagtttatacttctacatgtaaacagaatcaaatatacttgtattcaatgtgaattcgctgtgataccatgagtttttacttcaaaatgtaaacaggatcaaatataattgaattcaatatgaatacactgttatattatgagtttatacttctacatgtaaacagaatcaaatatccttgtattcaatatgaatacactgtgataccatgagtttttacttctatacataaacaggatcaaatatacttgttttcaatgtgaatacactattataccatgagtttttacttctatttgtaaacagaatcaaatatacttatattcaatgtgaatatactgttatattatgagtttatacttctacatgtaaacagaaccaaatatacttgtattcaatgtgaatgcactgtgataccatgagttttaccttgtatatgtgaacaggatcaaatataattgtattcaatgtgaattcacttttatattatgagtttatacttctcaatgttaacagaatcaaatatacttgcattcaatgtgaatacactgttatattatgagtttatacttctacatgtaaacagaatcaaatatccttgtattccatatgaatacactgtgataccatgagtttttacttctatacataaacaggatcaaatatacttgtattcaatgtgaatacactgttatattatgagtttatacttctacatgtaaacagaatcaaatatacttgtattcaatgtgaatacactgttatattatgagtttatacttcttcatgtaaacaggatcaaatatacttgtattcaatgtgaatacactgttatattatgagtttatacttttacatgtaaacataataaaatataatggtattcaatgtgactacactgttatattatgagtttatacttctacatgtaaacagaatcaaatatacttgtattcaatgtgaattcgctgtgataccatgagtttttacttcaaaatgtaaacaggatcaaatataattgtattcaatgtgaatacactgttatattatgagtttatacttctacatgtaaacagaatcaaatatacttgaattcaatatgaatacactgttatattatgagtttatacttctacatgtaaacagaatcaaatatccttgtattcaatatgaatacactgtgataccatgagtttttacttctatacataaacaggatcaaatatacttgtattcaatgtgaatacactattataccatgagtttttacttctatttgtaaacagaatcaaatatacttatattcaatgtgaatatactgttatattatgagtttatacttctacatgtaaacagaaccaaatatacttgtattcaatgtgaacccAGGCAAAAATCCGAGGCAATTAATTGCATGTTTTTAGGCAATTTATTGTGTGTTTTAAAACATGTTTATATTGGCACACTTTTTGACGAAATAAATTATGGATCGAATCATACTAAAAtctgaaattttgttttgcgatAAAAGGAATAATGAATTTTTGGTATACTATATTACCATAATAAATTGCGTAATTAATCGAAATTAAGCAcattattttttgaagatgAAAAGTTGTGTATTCATGTTCCATTCTAAGTATAATAAATTGAAATATAGCACACGATTCATTTCTGATAATAAATTGCGCACTTCTGTTCCATAATAAGTATAATTATTAGAATTCATTACTTATTACGTCAAAATAAAGCACACGATAATTTTACGATAATAAATTGCGCACTTCTGTTCCAATTTCAGTATAATTCATTACTTATTACACAATTTAGTTCACCGTGGTTTTGAATACTTCCCTACTTTCTGGATATCACGCAATTAATATCTATAGTTGTTCGCATTTAATTCATACTTATACGATTAATTGTATAATAAATGGGGAATGAAGTTTGAGTGAAATCACTTGTATTTTAAGGGGCACATACATAACTCGAATTAAGTTTTAATGTCacctatttttttctattcttctgTTTGATGTTATTCAGAGTTGTGGTGATGGCTTTTCTAATAACGGAAATCTTTTcgtccttttcatttttgggaagTTTGATGTAGTTAAAGTAGATAAGAGTTTGGTctgaaaataatgaaacatATATTAAGGTTTGAATTATTATAAAAGTTAACTAGCCAGCTTACCAATTATTTGTGTTAGTTCCTTTTCATCCATTGATGGTTTACCAGTGATGTTGGCACCCATAGTGTGTGTTGCAAGATATTCTTCCGGATACATAAGACGTAAAAGAGCAGCGACAAAGCGTTTGTcggattttttatttttaagggGATACTATCAATAACCTTTTCGGTTATTGGAAATTGAGCCTCGATAAACAATGGGTTTTCCAAGTCGATTTTAGATTCCAACTTAGCCTAATAAaagttttttaataatttgaaaaaaagccGAATAAGTAAGAAGAAACAACAGTACGCCATCAACcataattaaacaaaaaaaaatgtaaattgaaaaaaaaatggaaaatggaAAGTGTGAAAGCTAACTATTCCCTAAACTTTCTTAAACTATCGAACCAATGAGAAGCCTTTTAGATTTACTGTAGTAAATCTCtaagggatataaatatattcaaATTACACgcgaagtaaaaaaaagaagagtatTATACCGCCTCAGCCTCACTGCAGTTGCGAGGGGGCTCATCGATTTTGCTGACAGTGGCAATAACGTCAGATGACGACTCGGATGACGACGACAGCTGCTTATTCGCCTTTTGTTTTGCGATGAGTTGGTCAATCCATGTCCTGACGTTGGTGAactctgaaaataaaaaatttgttataATGAGGAAACATTAATGAGTAACAGGATAAATGCACGTTGTTCTATAGAACAACGCGCATTGCGAAGGTATACCTTCGCAGAACTTCAGCTTGCATTTAAGGTTGTCGTTTTCCTCTTGTAGATATCGCACCTTGTCTTTCAGGGACTGTATGTCGTCACAGGACTTTTGAATCATTTCGGCTTTCAAGGCCTCCAACCTCAACCTCCAACCTCCAACCTCAAACGCTGATGTCGATAAATCAGCATTTCTATACGAAAGAGCGACGTGAAAAGGTTATATTCTTGGCTAATGTGCCACATGACACAAGTTTCAGAATCGGAAAAAACGGGACACGTGAAGATCGAcggaaaagaaagtaaaaaaaagatgtagaAAGCTTTCGCGCCGTAAAATAGTAAGGTTTTCACGCGTGCGGAATTATTTGTTCTAGACTTACGAAATGGATTTCTTTTCAGGGCCATCAGAGCTTTCTTCGTCACTCGTCGCAGGCGAAAATACAGAAGACGATGACAATTTTCGAGTTTTTGGAGACGAAATGAATTTGTTTACTTCGCTGCCAGCCCTGCCctaaatcaaaattagtcgatgACTTTATAATCACGATAACGTAAATGATTGCTATACACTTACTGCTGAACGGACACCATCAGTTTCTAATAGCGTTGTGGCTGTCGAGTCTCCCGAACATTCACtagttctctttcttttgactGGCTCTTGGAATGTGTGGTCGCTAGGCTTCTCATCAAAATTGTCAAAAAGAGCCTGAAAATGGAAATACATTCACGAAATAAAATGGTATCATTTCAAAActtcaaacaagaaaaactgagaaaaacaaacgttACCTTCTGCtccgtaatttttttcaagatgTCTTCGCTTTTTTGGATGTCATGCTTCTTTTTCACGCCTGTTTTTCTCACCACAGATTGCTTTGCTGTTTTTGGTTTACTTGTGTCTCTGGTTTCTTCACTCATatactttttttcctttaatctCTTAGACTGGCGTTCCCCACTACCTAGGGCTATCTGAATCTGGCCATTAATTTTCTCGTCAGGTTTGTCAGTTTTCTCCCAGATTTTTTCTCTGATCTTCCCAAAACTTGCAACTGGCAGAATTTCATCGGCGAGCTGATCACGATAGTGTTTTAGTAGAATCAAGTCATCTGCAGAAGCAAGATTgggttattttttgttccgaTAACTCTGTAACATGAGTATTCAAGTATATACTTACTaccaaaaagaagaattttggCACATTGCTTTAGTTTCactatttcttcttcttcagcattTTTGGATGGCCGATGCGgccagaaaacaaaatgagacACATCATACGGGAAATTTCTGTCTGATGTTTCATCACCATCACACTCCACGTCAATCAGACTACTTGTCCCTGTTTCCACAGACCCATcattaaaatcaaaaaggGCATATTTCGGCAATTTGTTAGCGCGAGGCATGATAACACACTCAAAAGTCGAGAAAATTGAGAACCTAACACAGAGAATTCTAGAACTAGCACGTGGTTTTCAATTTCAGTATACTTTTACAGGGTATTTTATTGCTGTCTGCTACTGAGATATTAATAATCAGTAACCCGTTCGAACAACATTTGCCGATATTTACACAATAACATTTATATAATCAATTAGTAAATTTCATCAAGGCTTCATAAATTTCAAGTTAAGTGTGGATTCAcacaaatatatatttaattatatgTATGTCCTATTTTCCTCataaaaactttttcatttttcaattactCATAACATAATTCGGTTTCATGAACTTTTGTGTGGAAGGTCACCAATGGTGCCACCAATGGCTTGATGGTATGGCATTGGCTTCATGCACGGATTGCGGCGGTTCAAGCCCCGTATATGACAACATTTTTTCCTGTGTTTTATGACATAAAATATATTAGTATCGATcactaataatatttttataataacATATGATTatgcgtttttatttgaatgttttcataCGTGCTTGTTTGGTGTAATCATTACAATGACGGGTGAAAGAGTTTGACATCGTGATTGTTAGATAattctataaattttcttcttcgcctgggggggggggaagggttCGGGTgtctaagaaaaatacaacacaCACTTTTTCTAGACATTTATTCCTATCGCCAGAAGCATTACAGAGAGGTGTCTACACTTAAACTACCCAGCCTCCGCTTATGGTGGTTTTCCGCCAAATCCACCCTTCCTCTATTGAAACAAAGTATACAGTTAATATTACCTACCCATAgatggtttaaaaaaaaaatcggtgttcacctttttgtgcatcaTACTGTACCTTAACGCGCGAAGCGAAGAAAAGCTATTAAAGGGGAAGGAAGGGCTTTCTacatctttctttcttttccttaatCTACTATTCGACAGAACTCACTAGTTATTAGCAGCCTTCGGTTaggtttttctttccctttccaATAACTGTGATGGCCTTTTCGTCAGAAAAAGTAAGTTGATTGAACTTCAAAATTAAATTGCGCTAAGTAATCTAAAAGTAaattgttttagtttttcccAGTCCCTCTTATTTTACAAATCATGTGCGAGGGTCAATCAAGTATCTTAATAAATTCGTTGCTTGAAGGGCCCTCGTACAATGATTTGACGCTGTTGAAGGAGAATTTAACCTCTTGGTTACTAATCAACAATAAGACAGAGTACGTACAACTATTTACGcgtttttgtatatattttcttaattgaaagtaatgaaaaataattttttcatttatccAGGTATTACATACCTTCTAAGTCAGAATACCTAAAAATGGGTTCGTCCATATGCCATTACTTTCCGTTGACGACGATTGATTCCCGGTCTTGGGCTAAATTATTTATGACATACGCCGAAGTCCAAAGATCCAAAAATTTCATATGAACGAGCTGTCAATAGAATGGTTTTCcgatttattttaattcttaATGATTTAGTGCGCGTATATCTTGTATGAtgggttggggggggggggttggtTATGaccattgttttattttttgcattttcaaaAGTCTGGCGAGGATTATTTTTTGCACCCTGTCCCCCTGGAGTGTACCAGTATAAGTTTTTTTATAACGCAACAAGACGTGCTTATTTTTTGTGACGCATCTTTTCGTTAAGTTTTTCACTGTGTCTTTCACGTGCAATTTCCTACTTGCCTGGATAAATCAAACTTCAAGTATTGTGATGAAGCATCACAGACCAGTGAGTTACATGTGCTGGTTAAAAAGACTAAAGTGTAATCCAAACACAATACCGAGGAGAACTTTGTATCGTTTGCGACAACATGTCGTAGGCCGCCGTACAAGTTCCGTCGAAACCCAAAATTTAAATCTCAATAGAAATAATGGTAAATAgtttccaaaattttaatcAATGAATTATGCATCATGCGTCTTTCATATCATATGTTCCCCTTTGATAGCGTACCAAAATCGTGTGATTAATCACGCAATTACTTGCAATTAATTGGCTTTTTGGcactcattttgttttgtttatcatttttattcaaatttataAGTTGGTGAGGGACACGGCCATGTTGCCCAAGATACAACGGCAGTTGACGATAACGAATTTGGTCATGAAAACCTGGGTGCTGTTGATGATTCGTCGTCAGATGGTAATTATCTTCCTCTAGCAGAGGGATTCGGTGAATTCAGTGACAATGATGATTACCCTCGTGTTGGTGATGACGGAATCGGCCCCAGTAATAACGATATCACCAAAGGAGCAGtcctttctcttctttttgctttatttATCAGATATCGGTTGACTAAAGGTTGTTTAGGTGATCTTTTACACCTTCTCAATCTTATTGTCCCTAACTGTGTACCTCGaaccaattatttttttgataaaatgtttttttctgataCTGTAGTGAAAATGCACTTCTACTGCCCCGATTGCCAATCATATTTGGGGGAACCCAATGATGATAAACAGCACACTTGTGGCATCTGCCGACGGGATTTTGAggaaaattctttattattgcACTCTAAAACTTATTTCTTGTCTACCTCCATTGAAGCTCA belongs to Daphnia magna isolate NIES linkage group LG1, ASM2063170v1.1, whole genome shotgun sequence and includes:
- the LOC123471280 gene encoding uncharacterized protein LOC123471280 — its product is MPRANKLPKYALFDFNDGSVETGTSSLIDVECDGDETSDRNFPYDVSHFVFWPHRPSKNAEEEEIVKLKQCAKILLFGNDLILLKHYRDQLADEILPVASFGKIREKIWEKTDKPDEKINGQIQIALGSGERQSKRLKEKKYMSEETRDTSKPKTAKQSVVRKTGVKKKHDIQKSEDILKKITEQKALFDNFDEKPSDHTFQEPVKRKRTSECSGDSTATTLLETDGVRSAGRAGSEVNKFISSPKTRKLSSSSVFSPATSDEESSDGPEKKSISNADLSTSAFEVGGWRLRLEALKAEMIQKSCDDIQSLKDKVRYLQEENDNLKCKLKFCEEFTNVRTWIDQLIAKQKANKQLSSSSESSSDVIATVSKIDEPPRNCSEAEAAKLESKIDLENPLFIEAQFPITEKVIDSIPLKIKNPTNALSLLFYVLCIRKNILQHTLWVPTSLVNHQWMKRN
- the LOC116925013 gene encoding uncharacterized protein LOC116925013, coding for MAFSSEKFFPVPLILQIMCEGQSSILINSLLEGPSYNDLTLLKENLTSWLLINNKTEYYIPSKSEYLKMGSSICHYFPLTTIDSRSWAKLFMTYAEVQRSKNFI